CCGAGAGGCAACTCCCGTGCAGATCGCCATCGTGCTCTTCGACCGCTTCACCGCCCTGGACGCGGTGGGCCCCTACGAGATCCTCAGCCGGGCACCCGGTGCCGAGACCGTCTTCGTCGCCGAGCGGACCGGACCGGTCCGCAACGACAGCGGGAGCCTCGGGCTCGTCGCGGAGAAGTCGCTCACCGAGGTGGCCTCGCCCGATCTGGTGATCGTGCCGGGCGGCCCCGGCCAGAGCGACCAGATGGAGAACGAGGCCCTGCTCGGCTGGCTGCGCGCGGTCGACGCCGCCACCACCTGGACCACCTCGGTCTGCACCGGCTCGCTCCTGCTGGCGGCGGCCGGACTCCTGAAGGGGCGGCGGGCCACGTCCCACTGGCTGGCACTGGAACTGCTGAAGGGATTCGGCGCCGAGCCCACCGGGGAGCGTGTGGTCCTCGACGGCAAGTACGTCACCGCCGCCGGGGTCTCCTCCGGCATCGACATGGGGCTGACCCTCCTCGGCCGGATCGCGGGCGACGACACGGCACGCTCGGTTCAGCTGCTCACGGAGTACGACCCGCAGCCCCCCTACGACTGCGGCTCGCCGGAGAAGGCCCCCGCGGCCCTCGTCGAGGAGTGGCGGGCCAGGAGCCGGCACGTCACCCGGTGAGACCTGTGGCGTACGGCATCAGCGCGCGGGCGCGGTGGTGTAGGTGAAGCGCGGGGCGCGCCGCTCCAGGAAGGCGGCGACGCCCTCCGCCGTGTCCGTACTGCCGCGCGCCTCGGTGGCCCAGTGGGCGTCCCGGTCCGTCCGGCCCGCGGCGAACTCCTTCGCCGAGGCCTGGGTCAGCTGCGACCGGGACGCCAGCACCCGTACGTACTCCTCGACCCGCTTGTCCAGGCCGCCGGGCGGCAGCACCTCGTCGACCAGGCCGGTGCGCAGCGCCCGTTCCGTGCCGATCAGCTCGCCGGAGAACAGCAGGTGCTTCGCGGTGCCCGGGCCGACGAGGGCGACCAGACGCCGGGTCGAGGACGCCGGGTAGACGATGCCGAGCTTGGCGGGGGTGACCCCGAAGGAGGCCCCCTCCTCCGCGAACCGCAGATCGCAGGCGGCCGCGAGCTGACCGCCGCCGCCCACGCAGTAGCCGCGCACCGCTGCCAGCGTCGGCCGGGGGAACGCGGCGAGCGCCTCCTCGGCCCCCACCGCGAGGCCCTGGGCGGTGCCCGCGCTCTCCCGCAGCGAGGAGATGTCGGCTCCGGCGCAGAAGGTGTCCCCGGCCCCGGTCAGCACCAGCGCCCGGACCTCCGGATCGGCCGCCAGCCGCTCCAGCAGCTCCGGCAGGCTCCGCCACATCGCGGTGGTCATCGCGTTCCGCTTGGCGGGGTTGGCGATCACGACGGTGGCGACGCCGCGCTCGACGGACGTGATCAGGCGGGGTTCCGTACGGTCCATGCGCCGGATGCTATCCCCACGGTTCGAACCTATGATCAAGAAGGGGTCGCCGGACGGACACGCGCCGTGAGGAGCTGTCGATGAACGAACCCACCGCCGAGGGCAGGAAGCTCAGCCGCAGTTTCGGCTGGCTGGCGCTGCTCGGCACGCTGCTGGTGATCGCGGGCATCGTCGGGCTCGTCTACACCGGCGTGGCCACCCTGACCTCGATGCTGCTCTTCGGCTGGCTGCTGCTCGTCGGCGGTCTGGTCGGGCTGCTGCACGCGATCGAGTCGCGCGGCACGAGCTACTTCTGGCTGGGGGTGGTGGTCGCGGCCCTCAACATCGCGGCGGGCGTCGTCGTCATCAAGCACCCCGAGGGCACCGCCGAGGCGCTGACCATGTTCGCCGCCCTGCTCTTCCTGACCGGCGGGGTCTTCCGGCTCGTCGGCAGCGTCGTGGTGCGCGGCCCGCAGATGGGGTGGACGCTGCTGCAGGGAGCCTTCGGTCTGTTGCTGGGCCTGCTGGTGCTGTTCGACTGGCCGCACAGCAGCCTGTACGTGCTCGGCTGCTTCTTCTCGCTGGCCCTGCTGTTCGACGGTCTCGGCCTGATCGCCGTCGGCATCGGCGGCCGACGCATCGTCAGCATGGTCTCGGAGCGGCTCGATGAAACGGTCCCGACCGCGGGCGAGCCGGCCACGTCACCAGAAGACGAGCAGAAGTAGTCACTCAGTCGTCAATGGCCTACAGGTTTGGTCAAATGGCACCGATACCTGGCTACTTCCGGTCAGTGGCACGGTGCGGACCAAGCCATTCCCACACTCTTTACTCGACGGTCAGTGCAGTGCGAGTGAG
This sequence is a window from Streptomyces parvus. Protein-coding genes within it:
- a CDS encoding DJ-1/PfpI family protein; the encoded protein is MQIAIVLFDRFTALDAVGPYEILSRAPGAETVFVAERTGPVRNDSGSLGLVAEKSLTEVASPDLVIVPGGPGQSDQMENEALLGWLRAVDAATTWTTSVCTGSLLLAAAGLLKGRRATSHWLALELLKGFGAEPTGERVVLDGKYVTAAGVSSGIDMGLTLLGRIAGDDTARSVQLLTEYDPQPPYDCGSPEKAPAALVEEWRARSRHVTR
- a CDS encoding HdeD family acid-resistance protein, encoding MNEPTAEGRKLSRSFGWLALLGTLLVIAGIVGLVYTGVATLTSMLLFGWLLLVGGLVGLLHAIESRGTSYFWLGVVVAALNIAAGVVVIKHPEGTAEALTMFAALLFLTGGVFRLVGSVVVRGPQMGWTLLQGAFGLLLGLLVLFDWPHSSLYVLGCFFSLALLFDGLGLIAVGIGGRRIVSMVSERLDETVPTAGEPATSPEDEQK
- a CDS encoding enoyl-CoA hydratase/isomerase family protein, with translation MDRTEPRLITSVERGVATVVIANPAKRNAMTTAMWRSLPELLERLAADPEVRALVLTGAGDTFCAGADISSLRESAGTAQGLAVGAEEALAAFPRPTLAAVRGYCVGGGGQLAAACDLRFAEEGASFGVTPAKLGIVYPASSTRRLVALVGPGTAKHLLFSGELIGTERALRTGLVDEVLPPGGLDKRVEEYVRVLASRSQLTQASAKEFAAGRTDRDAHWATEARGSTDTAEGVAAFLERRAPRFTYTTAPAR